A window of Desulfuromonas soudanensis genomic DNA:
AAAGCGCCCCGGAATGAAATTTCCGGGGCGCTTTCTCTTCCGGAGCCGGAGGGTCGGTGTCGTGGTAGACTGAAGTCGAAGGAATAAAGAGGGGGGATACAATGAGCGCGAGCCCTGTTTTGCCGTTGACGGTCTTTTACGACGGCGCCTGCAGCATCTGCGCGGCGGAAATCAGCCGCTACCGGAGTCAGCAGAGTCCGAAGCGGCTGGTGTTCGTCGACATCAGCGCCGCGGATTTTGTCCCCGAGGACCATGGACTGACCCGCGAGGCGGTGGAGAAGGAAATGCACGCCATCGATGGGGACGGCGTGGTTTATACCGGTGTTGCAGCGTTCACCGCGATCTGGCGGATCGTCCCCGGATTTTTTTATTCTGCCCTGGCCGAGATTCTGGACCTTCCGGGGATTAACCTTCTGGCGCGCCTCGGTTACAAGGTTTTTGCCCGGTATCGCTACCTTTTGCCGCGGCGCACCCCGGAATGCGCCGATGAGAGCTGCAACCTGGGGCACCGGAAAAAATGAAATCAGGGGTTTTTAGCCACCAAGACACGGAGACACCAAGAAAAATAAATTAAACAAAAAGCTTTCCTGGTGGCCTGGTGCCTTGGTGGCAGATTAAAGCTTGGCGGTCTCCGTTGTTCACCGGTCGCTAGGCCGCTGCCGTCGGCGGGACGAAGACCCGGGCGGCGAGTTCCTGGTCGAGGAGAAGGAGTCCGCGGCCGTCCCCTTCGACCCGCTTCAGTTTGCGGATGATCAGGGAGAAGGAGGCCTCTTCCTCGACCTGCTCGGTGACGAACCATTGCAGCATGATCTGGGCGGCGTGGTGTCCTTCCTTGCGGGAGAGATCCATCAGCTTGCCGATGCGATCGGTGACGAAGAGCTCATGTTTGAGGCCGAACTCGAAGGCGTCGAGGGGCGACTTGAAGGTGTTCTGCGGCCCGTCGATGGGACGCAGTTCGGTGCGGCCGCCGGCGTCGCAGGTGAATTTGAAGAATTTCTCGCCATGGGTCATTTCTTCCAGAGCCTGGACCCGCATCCAGCTGGCAAAGCCGGGGAGATCCTCCGATTGAAAATAACCGGCCATCGCCATATAGAGGTAGGCCGAGAAAAATTCGTTTTTCATCTGTTCGTTGAGCGCATCCTGCAGTTTGGGGTTGATCATGGTGTCCTCCGCTGGGGATTGAATGAAGTGGTGCCGGTCAATGTCGCCGTAAAGCATACCAAATAGGTAAACTTTGTCCAGCCCGATGACGTTCTCCTTGCGGTCGTTGCAAATGTTTAACCGCTGGGCTATTCTGCTCCCTGATATCGACCCCCTTTTTTTCGGAGATTGCCGTTTTGCACATCAAGTCCACCACCTTCGTCAAGAGCGCCACCAAACCCGCCAACTACCCCCCCGCCGCGCTCCCTGAGATCGCCTTTGCCGGCCGCAGCAACGTCGGCAAGAGTTCGCTCATCAACGTCCTGGTCAATCGCAAGGCCCTGGTGCGCACCTCCTCGACGCCGGGGCGGACCCAGCTCCTCAATTTTTTCGACATCAATGGCGCCTTCTCGCTCGTCGACCTCCCCGGTTACGGCTTCGCCAAGGTGCCCCTGGCCGTGAAGAAGGAGTGGGGACCGATGGTCCGCACCTATCTGGAGCGGCGGGAGAGCCTGCGGGCGGTGGTCGTTCTCTTCGATATCCGGCGCGTTCCTCGCGAGGAGGACCTGCAGCTCCTCGACTGGCTCGAGGAGCTCTCCGTGCCGACCATCCCGGTGATCACCAAGATCGACAAGGTCAGCCGCGGGCAGAGGCTCAAGCAGATCGGCCCGATCCTCGAGGCGACGGGCCTGGACCGGGACGATTTCACCCTCTTTTCGGCGCCGACCCGGGAGGGGATGGAGGAGATCTGGGAGCGCGTTGAAGCGGCCCTCGAGGCCGGCGAGGAGCCCGATCCCTCCATCGAATCGGATTCCTCCGCCGTCCCCGGTGACGAAGCCGACCTTTCGCCCCCGACCGGAGAGTGAGCGGCGCCATGCAGTGGTTCGGTTTTCTCGGCGGCCTGATGGTCGCCTTCGGCTTCGTCCCCCAGATCGTCAAGGCGCTGCGCACCCGCTCGACGGGTGACCTCTCGATCTTCATGCTGATGACGATCTTCACCGGCGGCCTCTTCTACACCGCCTACGCCCTCTGGGCCGGCGACCCGGTCTTCATCACCATCAATCTTCTCGCCACCGCCAACACCCTGGTCCTCCTTATCCTCAAGGTGCGCTACCGCTAGGCTTCCAAAATAAGGCTTCTCACCACTGAGGCACAGAGGCACAGAGAAATTTTCTTTGCTAAATTTGGCCTGACTCGGTGTCCTCTGTGCCTCAGTGGTTCAATTTGTTTTTTCAAGAGGACATCATGCGGCGACGGCCCCTGAAAACCGGTTATTTCATTGACAGTCCGGCGAAGGGTTTGTTACAAGAGTCAGACAATTAGAGATCCAGGTGCCCGCTTCGGCGGGAGAATAGGGAAGAGGGTGAGAACCCCTCGCTGCCCCGCAACTGTGTGTGGTGACGAAAACCGGAGTTCATGCCACTGTCCCGTCAGGGATGGGAAGGCCCGGTTAAGTAGGACGAACCACGAGTCAGGAGACCTGCCCGGATTTTATTTGCCAGCCTTTCGCGGGAGAGGTTGGGGTCTCTGCCATTTGGAAACCCCGACCTCTTTCGCGAGGCGGGGTTTTTTGCGTCGGGGAGTCGAAGGTGGAACAGGGATTGATCCAGGTCTATACCGGCGAAGGAAAAGGGAAGACCACTGCCGCCACCGGACTGGCGGTGCGGGCCCTGGGGCAGGGGTTCCGGGTCTTGCTGGTGCGCTTTCTCAAACCGCAGGAGCCCGCCAGCGGCGAGATCCTTTTCCTGCAGGGGACGCCGTCGCTGGAGATCCTCACCGCCGGCGTGGGGATCATTGGTACGCCCGGTGATTCTCCTGTGGTGGCCCGCAGCGTCGTCGAGACCTTCGAACGCGCCCGGCAGAGACTGGCGGAGGGGCAGTTCGACCTCCTCATCCTCGACGAGATCAACAACGCCCTGCACCGCGGCCATCTCCCGCTGCAGGAGTTTCTCGCCTTTCTCGACGACCGTCCGGCGGGGTTGGAAATTGTTCTGACCGGGCGCAACGCCCCGGAAGCCGTCCTCGAGCGGGCCCACCTGGTGACCCGGATGGCGGCGGAAAAACACCCCCTGCAGCAGGGGATCCCGGCGCGCCGGGGGATCGAGTTCTGAAGTTATGGCCCAAGTGATCTATATCAGCGGCGGCGCCCGCTCGGGGAAATCCGCATATGCCCAGCGTCTCGCCGAAGCCTGTCCGGGGCCGCTTCTTTATCTGGCGACCGCCGGGGTTCATGACGGCGAGATGGCCGAGCGGGTCGCGCGGCACCAGCGGCAGCGGGGGGATCGCTGGTCGACCCTCGAGGAACCACTCGACCTCAGCGGCCGCCTCCCCGCCGCATCAGCGGGCCAGGGGGCGATCCTTCTCGACTGCGTCACCCTGTGGATCACCAACCTCCTCTTCCACCACGGCGAGGAGACGGCGCCGGTCTTTGCGGCGGTCGAGGAATTCATCCGCATCCTCCCGTCCCTTGAGGCCCCGTTGTTTTTGGTTTCCAATGAAGTCGGCCAGGGGATCGTGCCGGAGAATCGCCTGGCGCGTCTCTTCCGCGATCTGGCCGGCGAGGTCAACCAGCGCCTGGCGGCCACTGCCGACGAGGCCTGGCTGGTGGTCTCGGGGCTGCCGTTGCGGTTGAAATGATTCGAGGTTGTTCGGGAAAAGTCTTTTTACCACAGAGGCACAGAGGCACAGAGGCACAGAGTTAAGCGCTCGATTTTATATATGTTTTTCTCTGTGACTCTGTGTCTCTGTGGTCATTCTTGAGATTTTGTGAATCCACCATTTTTAACGCGATACAAAGAGGTTCCGACATGTCCCGCATCGATCTGCAGAGCGCCCTTGAACGCATCCGCCCCGTCAGTTCCGAACGCCTGGCCGAAATTCAGTCGCGCATCGACCGCCAGGCCAAGCCCCAGGGGTCGCTCGGGCGCCTCGAGGAGTTCGCCCGCCGTTACGTGGCCATCACCGGGCGCGAGGATGTGCGCAGGAAAGCGGTCTTCACCTTCGCAGGCGATCACGGCGTGGTCGAGGAAGGGGTCAGCGCCTTTCCCAGGGAAGTCACCCCGCAGATGGTCCTCAACTTCCTCGACGGCGGCGCGGCGATCAACGCTCTGGCCCGGTCCGTCGGCGCCGAGGTGGTGGTGGTCGACATGGGGGTCGACTATGACTTTTCGCCGATGGAGGGACTGCTGCTGAAGAAGGTCGCCAAAGGAACGGCCAATTTTGCCAGGGGTCCGGCGATGACGCGCCGGCAGGCCATTCAGGCCCTGGAGACCGGGATCGAGATCGCCTTCGACTGCAAGGAAAAGGGGATCGATCTGGTCGGCACCGGCGACATGGGGATCGGCAATACCACCCCCTCGACGGCCATTGCCGCCGCCTTCACCGGCCTCTCCGTCGCCAGGCTCACCCACCGCGGCACCGGGATCGGCGATGCGGCCCTGGCCCGCAAGATCGTCGTCATCGAAGAAGGGCTCAAACTCAACGCCCCCGACCCCGCCGATCCCGTCGACGTGCTGGCCAAGGTCGGCGGCTTCGAAATCGGGGGCATCGCCGGACTGGTTCTCGGCTGCGCCGCCTGCGGGATTCCGGTGGTGGTCGACGGTTTCATCTCCACGGCCGGAGCGCTGATCGCCTCCGAGCTGCACCCCGGGGTCAGGGACTATATTTTCGCCGCCCACCAGTCGGTGGAGATCGGTCACGGCGCCATGCTCGAGCGCATCGGCCAGCGGCCGATCCTCAACCTCGATATGCGTCTCGGCGAAGGGACCGGCGGCGCCCTGGCCATGGGGCTGATCGAAGCATCGCTGCGGGCGTTGCGAGAGATCCGCACCTTTGACGATGCCGGAGTCAGCGGGCAGGAGGCGCCATGAAGCAGGAGTGGGAAGATTTCCGCATCGCCGGCGCCTTTCTGACCATATTTCCCGTCGCCCGGGAACTCTCCATGGAGCCGGAGCGCCTGGCGCGCAGCATGGGCCTCTTCCCGGCCGTGGGGGCGGTCATCGGCCTCGCCCTGGTGGTGCTCAACTGGGTGCTGACGCCGCTGATTCCCCGGCCGGTTCTCGACTGCCTGCTGATCCTCATGCTCATCGCCGCCACCGGCGCCCTCCATCTCGACGGCATCGCCGATCTCATCGACGGCCTCGCCGGCGGCAAGGACCGGGAAGGGGCCCTGGCCATCATGAAGGACAGCCGGGTCGGGGCGATGGGCGTCGTCGGGCTGGTGATGGTCCTCCTCCTCAAGTACCTCTCCCTGTACAACGTCCCGGCGCCCCTCAAGTCGGCGGCACTGATCTTCATGCCGGTCGCCGGGCGCTGGATTCAGGTTGTCCTCGCCGCCTCCTGCCGCTACGTGCGCGCCGAAGGGGGGACAGGCGGGGCCTTCGTCGACCACGTCGGCGAGCGCGAGATGCTCATCGCCACCGCCACCCTGATCCTGGCCGCGGTGGTCCTCTTCGGCAAAAGCGGATTTTTCCTCATCCTTCTCCTCGGGATCGCCGCCATTGGACTGATCCGCTACTTCAACGCCCGCCTCGGCGGGGTCACCGGCGACGTCCTCGGTGCCGGGACCGAAATCATCGAGGTCCTGACCCTGGTGCTGGTGCTGGCTCTCCACTGATGCGCCGGGGTGATTAAGCCGCGATGGTCGGGCCTGATTGGATTTGAATATTTGAGGGCTTAACAAAAACTCAAAAATTACCACAGAGACACAGAGGCACAGAGCTAGGAACTTAATGTTATTAGTTGTTTCTCTGTGCCTCTGTGTCTCTGTGGTGAAAAAACGTTTTTGGCGAGGCTATTAAGCAAAGGAGCCGAGATGACGCGAACCAGGATTTACCTCGTCCGCCACGGCCAGGTCGAGGGGCACGAGCAGAAGCGCTACAACGGCCAGGGGGATATTCCTCTGACCGCCGAGGGGCAGGCCCAGTTCGGCCTGTTGCAGCTGCGTCTCAAGAAAAAGAAGCTCTCCGCCGGGTACAGCAGCGACCTCTCCCGCTGCCTCGACGGCGCCCGGCTCCTCCTTGCCCCCCATGAACTCCAGCCGATGGCCCGCCCGGACCTCCGGGAGCTGAACATCGGCATGTGGCAGGGAAAGACCTGGCGGGAGCTGCAGGACGAATATCCCGAGGAGTGGCAGGCGCGCCTCGACGACATCATCCATTACCAGGTTCCCGGCGGCGAGAGCCTGCTGGAGATGGCCGAGCGGGTCCGCCAGGCGATGGGCGAGATTGTCGCCGCTCATCCCGGCGAGGAGGTCCTGGTGGTCGGCCACGGCGGCGTCAACCGGGTGATTCTCCTCGACGCCATCGGCGCCCCCCTCGATCGTCTCTTTCACATCGAGCAGGATTTCGGCTGCCTCAACGTCATCGACTACTACCCCGACGGGGTGAGCGTCGTCGCCCTGCTGAACGGGTAGTTCATGCCGCCGAAGCCGATCATCATCGCCGCACCGAGCAGCGGCAGCGGCAAGACGACCGTCGCCCTCGGGGTGATGGCGGCACTTAAAGCGCGCGGCCTGCGCGTCGCCCCCTTCAAGGTCGGTCCCGATTTCATCGATCCGGGGCATCACGCCGCGGTCTGCGGCCGCTCTTCGCGCAACCTCGACGGCTGGATGTGCGGCAGGGAGTGGGTGGCCGGCAGCTATGCCCGAGGCTGCCGTGACGCCGATCTGGCGGTGATCGAGGGGGTGATGGGGCTCTTCGACGGCGCCTCCGGGGAGGACGACGCCGGCAGCACCGCCGAGATCGCCCGCTGGCTCGACGGCCGGATCGTCCTGGTGGTCGACGCCCGCTCCCAGGCCCGCAGCGTCGCCGCCCTGGTCAAGGGGTTCGTCGAGTTCGATCCCCGGCTGCACTTTGCCGGGGTCATCTTCAACCGCGTCGGCACTCCCCGCCACGAGGAGCTGCTGCGCCAGGCGATGGCCTCGGTTCCGGGGCTCCCCCCGGTGCTCGGCTGCCTGCCGCGGGAGGAGAATCTCGCCCTCCCCGAGCGCCACCTCGGCCTGGTGATGGCCGCCGAGGCCGGCCTCGACGAAGCCTTCGCCGCGCGCCTCGCCGCGGCCGTCGAAGCGCACCTCGATCTCGACGGTCTGCTGCAGACAGGGGGTCAGGTCTCAACTCCTGACACGTCCCTCCGGAGCGGCGCCCCGACCCTTCCGACGGTGCGCATCGCCGTGGCCCGGGACGAGGCCTTCTGTTTCTGCTATCCGGAAAATCTCGAGCTTCTGCAGGCGGCCGGGGCCGAACTGGTCTTTTTTTCGCCGCTGCATGACCGGGCTCTCCCTCCGGAGATCGACGGCCTTTATCTCCCCGGCGGCTATCCCGAACTGCATGCCGGGGAGCTGAGCGAAAACGTCTCTCTCCTGGGGGAGATCCGGGAGGCGGGAACGGCCGGCCTGCCGATCTACGCCGAGTGCGGCGGTTTCATGCTCCTGGCCGAATCGATCGACGGGCAAGCGATGGCCGGACTCTTCCCCGGCGCCGCGCGGATGCTGGCGAAGCGCAAGGCCCTCGGCTACCGGCACGTGGAGCTGACCGCCGACTCCCTCCTCGGCCCGGCGGGAACCGTCGCCCGCGGCCACGAGTTTCACTATTCGGAGATGACCCTGCCGGAGGAGGTCTCCCGCATCTATCGCCTCTCCCGTCGCGGCGGCGAAGACCTCGGTCGCGAAGGGTACTGCCACGGCAACGTCCTCGGCTCCTATATTCATCTCCACTTCGGCAGCAATCCGCAGCTGGCGGAGAATTTCGTTCAATTTTGCAATCAGGGCAAGATTCACCACAGAGGCACGGAGACACAGAGGTAAAACAGGATCCTTGGGGCTGATGTTGAGTCTTCTACGCGGTTCTCTGTGCCTCTGTGTCTCTGTGGTCAATAGAATTAATCATCAGGAGGATGTTCGTTTGAAAACTCAAGTTGAGTTCGCCGTTGCGGGAACCATTACCCCGCAGATGGAAAGTGTTGGCCGCGATGAGGACGTTGCGCCTGAATATATCCGGCAGATGGTCGCCGAAGGGAAGATCGTCATCCCCTGGAACCACAACCGCAAACCGAAGGCGGTGGGGATCGGCAAGGGGATGCGCACCAAGGTCAACGCCTCCATCGGCACCTCCTCGGACATCGTCGATTATGACGCCGAGATCCGCAAGGCGCTGGCCGCCCAGACGGCCGGCGCCGACACCCTGATGGAGCTCTCCGTCGGCGGCGACCTCGACCGGGTGCGGCGCGAGGTGATCGCGGCCGTCGACCTGCCGGTGGGAAACGTCCCCCTCTACCAAGCCTTCTGCGAGGCGGCCCGCAAGTACGGCAATCCCAACAAGCTCGACAAGGAGATGCTCTTCGACATCATCGAGCAGCAGTGCGCCGACGGCATGGCCTTCATGGCGGTGCACTGCGGCATCAACCTCTACACCATCGAGCGCCTCAGGAAGCAGGGGTACCGCTACGGCGGCCTGGTCTCCAAGGGAGGGGTCTCCATGGTCGCCTGGATGATGGCCAACGAGCGCGAGAACCCCCTCTACGAGGAGTTCGACCGGGTCGTTTCCATCCTCAAGAAGTACGACACCGTCCTTTCCCTCGGCAACGGCCTGCGCGCCGGGGCGATCCACGACTCCCACGACCGCGCCATGGTCCAGGAACTCCTCATCAACTGCGAACTAGCCGAACTCGGGCGGGAGATGGGGTGCCAGATGCTCGTGGAGGGGCCGGGACACATGCCGCTGGACGAGATCGAGACCAACATCCGCCTGCAGAAGAGGATGAGCAACGACGCTCCCTACTACATGCTCGGACCGATCTCCTGCGACGTCGTCCCCGGGTACGATCACATCGCCGCCGCCATCGGCTCGGCCCAGTCGAGCCGCTACGGCGCCGACCTGATCTGCTACATCACCCCCGCCGAGCACCTGGCGCTCCCCAACGAGCAGGATGTGATCGACGGCGTCAAGGCCGCCCGGGTCGCCGCCTACATCGGCGACATGAACAAATATCCGGAGCGCGGCCGGCAGCGGGACAAGACCATGAGCAAGGCGCGGCGCGACCTCGACTGGCAGAAGCAGTTCGAACTCGCCATCTTCCCCGAGGATGCGCGGGCGATCCGCGCCAGCCGCACGCCCGAGGACGAGAAGACCTGCACCATGTGCGGCGATTTCTGCGCCTCCCGCGGCGCCGGAGAGCTTTTCAAGGGGGATTTGAAGGGGGACAAAATTTAAATAATTTCACCACAGAGGCACTGAGACACAGAGAGGAAACCCAAACCTCTGTGAGGCGGTTTTTTGTTTTCTCTGTGTCTCTGTGGTAGATAAAATTTAACGTTTTCAGGCGCAGGAAAGGGGGTGGAAAACCCCCGCGGACCCGCCGCTGTAACGGAGGACCGACCCCTCGCAGACCCACTGGACGGACATCGAGCCGTGCGGGAAGGGGAGGGGGAGGGATGATCCCGGAGCCAGAAAGCCTGCCTGGAAAATGAACTTGTTCGCTGACGGCAAAGGCGTTCGGAGGGTGTGGATGATCCACGCCCCCGGCCGCGCGGCCGGGGGCGTTCGTTTTTTCAAGGAGAAAGAAATGAAGAAAACCGCCATACTCCTCATGGGGCACGGCTCCCGGGTCGCCGCCGCCAACGAGGCGCTCCACGCCATCGCCGCCATGGTCGAGGAGACCAGCGGCATCCCCATCGTCGAGGTCGCCTTTCGCGAGCAGCACGCCCCCAACATCCAGAAGGGGATCGACGCCTGCGTCGCCCGGGGGGCCGAGCGGGTCCTTCTCTATCCCTATTTCCTCTATGCCGGCGCCCATGTCCTCGAGGATCTGCCGGCGGAGATGACCGAGGCCGCGAAGCGTTATCCCGGTCTGGAGATGGCTCTCGGCGAACCCCTCGGTGTGCATCCCAAGCTCGGCGAAATCGTTTGCGAGCGCATCGGCGAGGCGATGGCGCGCTCCGGCTGGGACCAAAAGGTCGCCTGATTCTCAAGGAAGGAGGGTGTTGTCATGTCCGCACCGGATGTTATTGTTAATCCCCTGGAGATCGAGGCCCGATCCTTTGCCATCATCGACGGCGAGGTCGGCGAGCATGCCTTCGATTTCCGCCAGTGGCCGGTGGTGCGGCGCATCATCCACACCACCGCCGATTTCGATTTTGTCGCCAACACCGTCTTCTCCCCGCAGGTGATCGACAAGGCGCTCGGCGCCCTGCGGCGGGGGGAGCCGGTCTATTGCGACACCGCCATGGTCGGCGCCGGGATCAACAAGGTCCGTCTTGCCGCCCTCGGCTGCGCGCTGCGCTGCCATGTGGCCGATCCCGATGTCGCCGCGGCGGCCCGCGCCGCCGGGGTGACGCGGTCGATCATGGCGATGCGCAAGGGGATCGACGGGGGGTGCGGCATCTTCCTCGTCGGCAACGCCCCCACGGCTCTCTATGAACTTCTCCATCAGGCGCGGGCCGGGGCAATAAAACCGTCCCTGGTCGTCGGCGTGCCGGTGGGGTTCGTCGGCGCCGCCGAATCGAAGGAAGCGCTCCTGGAGAGCCGTCTTCCCTCCATCGTCTGCCGCGGGCGCAAGGGGGGGTCGGCCATCGCCGCCACCATCCTCAACGCCCTGATGATCCTTGCCGAGGAGGCCTGAGATGCCTTGCCTGATCGCCGCCGCCCTGGCTTTTTTCCTCCTCTGTCCCGGGGAGGCTCTGGCCATGCACATCTCCGAGGGGGTTCTCCCCCCCGGCTGGGCGGCCCTGTGGTTTGTCGTCGCGGCCCCCTTTGTTTTCTGGGGGATTCGCCAGATCAACCGGCGCAAGGATATCGACCCCTCCTACATCCCCCTTCTGGGGATTTTCGGCGCCGCCGTCTTCGTCTTTTCCTGCTTTCCGATACCGGTGCCGGTGGCCGGCAGCACCGCCCATCCGGCAGGGACGGGGATGAGCGCCATCTTCCTCGGTCCCTTTGCCAGCGTCGTCGTCGCCTTCATCTCCCTCCTTCTCCAGGCCTTGTTTCTTGCCCACGGCGGACTGACCACCCTGGGCGGGAACACCGTCTCCATGGGGATCATCGGTTCCTTCGCCGGCTACGGAGCCTTTCGGACCGGCCGCCTGCTGCGCTTCAACCTCTTCTGGTGCGGATTTGCCGCCGGAGTCGCCGCCGACCTTCTGACCTACCTCTCCACCTCCTTCGAGATGGCTATCGCCCTGCACGGCGATCAGTCCTTCTGGTCTGTTCTCGGTCAGATCTACCTCGCCTTCATGCCGACCCAGATCCCCCTTTCCCTTCTCGAAGGGGCGGTGACCGGCGGCATCCTCGTCTACGTGAACAAGCATCGTCCGGACATCCTGCGCAGGCTGAAGGTTCTCGGCAAGGAGGTTTCATGACTTTTTTGAAGCGCGGACTCTTGGCCTCGGTTTTTCTCCTCCTTCTTTTTTCTCCGGTCCTGGCCGAAGAGGAGGCGCCCAAATGGCCAGGGGTCGACGAGACCGTGGTCGGCAAATATGCCAAGGAGTTGGGACGCGAGGCCCGGGATCCCTACATCAACACCGACCAGGGGGATCTCCTCCTCTTTCTCTTCGCCCTGGCCGGGACGGCCGGCGGCTTCATCATCGGTTACTACTGGCACAAGGTCTTCGTTGCCGGCAAAAAGGATCTGGAGCCGCGGGACTGATGGGGGGAGCGCACCATTTCATCGACGCCCAGGGGGAGGAGCGGAGTCTGCTCGCCGCCCTCGACGGTCGCATCAAGCTGGTGCTGCTTCTGGCCGCCCTCGGCGTCAACCTGACGGCCGGGGGGATCCGCACCCCTCTGGCCCTGGCAATCCTCGCCCTGCTGCTGGTCGTGGCCGCAGGTGTTCCGGCACGGGACTTTTTCAAGCGGATGGCCATCCCGACCATGCTCGCCCTGGTCGCCTTTGTCACCCAGCTCTTCTGGGTCCGTCAGGGGGAACCGCTGCTGAGCTTCACCCTCTTCTCCTGGGATTTCGTCTTCACTTCCGGAGGGGTGGAGCGCGGGAGCGAGCTTTCGGCCCGCATTCTCGGCGGGATGGGGACTCTCCTCTTCTTCTCCCTGACCACCCCCCTGCCGGAGCTGATGCGGGCCGCCCGGTTCTTCCGCTGTCCGCCGGTCCTGGTGGAGCTGGCGCTGATCATGTACCGTTACATCTTTCTCTTTCTCGAAGAGGGGGCACGGATCCGCAACGCCCAGAAGTCGCGCCTCGGTTATGTCGATTTCCGCAATGTCCTTCGCTCCTCGGGGATTCTCGGCGGCATGCTGATCCTGCGCACCTATGACCGGGCCGAGGCCACCTTTGCCGCCATGCGCTGCCGCGGTTACCGCGGGGCTCTGACGGTGGCCGTTGGCAACCCCCTGCAGGGGCGGGACTGGATCGCTCTCGGGGCGGGGCTGGGGCTTCTGGGGATTCTGTTCGCAATGCGGTAAACAAGATCGGTCCGATACGACCGATCTTTCCCATAAGGTATGTTCCCATGCTCAAGATTGAAGACCTGCATTACACCTACGAAGACGGCACCCCGGCTCTCAACGGCATCGACCTGGAGATCGCCCAGGGGGAGTTCCTCGCCATGCTCGGCTCCAACGGCAGCGGCAAGACGACCCTGATCAAGCATCTCAACGGCCTTCTCCGACCGACCCTCGGCCGGGTCCTGCTGGACGGCAAGCCGATCGAGCGCGTCGAGGACCGGGAGGTCTTCAGCCGCATCGGCATCGTCTTTCAGGATCCCAACGACCAGCTCTTTGCCTCCACCGTCGAGGAGGACGTCGCCTTCGGTCCGACCAACATGGGGCTCCCCCCGGAGGAGATCAAGGAGCGGGTGCACAGGGCCCTGCACCAGGTCAACATGCAGGATTACGGCCGCAAATCGATCCATGCCCTCTCCCACGGGCAGAAGAAGCGGATCTGCGTCGCCGGGATTCTCGCCATGGAACCCCAGGTGATCATTCTCGACGAACCGACCGCCGGTCTCGATCCGATGGGGGTGCATTCGCTGATGCACCTCCTCGAGGACCTCAACAAGAAGCAGGGGATCACCATGATCATGGCGACCCACGTCGTCGACCTGGTGCCGCTCTTCATGAGCAAGATCGCCATCCTCAGCAAGGGGAAGGTGCTGCGCTACGGCCCGCCGTCCGAGGTCTTCGGCGACCCGGAGGCGATCGAACGGGCCAAGCTCAACCTGCCGCTGGTCGCCGAACTGATGAACCTGCTCAAGACCCGGGATCATCTCAAGCTTCACCATATCCCCCTCACCGTCGGCGAGGCGCGCCGCGAGATCCTGCGCCTCCTTTCGGTGCAGGACGTGACGTCGCGGGTCTGACATGGGCAAAACGCTCCGCCACGGTTACACCACCGGCGCCTGCGCCGCCGCCGCCGCCCTCGGCGCGGCCCTCATGCTTCGCGACCAGCGCATTTACCCCTCGGTGGAGCTCCCCCTCCCGGCCGGGTTCTCCGTGACCTTCCCCCTTTTCGGACAGACCTTTTCCGCCGGGGCGGCCCGCTGTTTCGTGGTCAAGGACGCCGGCGACGACCCCGACGTCACCAACGGCGTCG
This region includes:
- a CDS encoding cobyrinate a,c-diamide synthase translates to MPPKPIIIAAPSSGSGKTTVALGVMAALKARGLRVAPFKVGPDFIDPGHHAAVCGRSSRNLDGWMCGREWVAGSYARGCRDADLAVIEGVMGLFDGASGEDDAGSTAEIARWLDGRIVLVVDARSQARSVAALVKGFVEFDPRLHFAGVIFNRVGTPRHEELLRQAMASVPGLPPVLGCLPREENLALPERHLGLVMAAEAGLDEAFAARLAAAVEAHLDLDGLLQTGGQVSTPDTSLRSGAPTLPTVRIAVARDEAFCFCYPENLELLQAAGAELVFFSPLHDRALPPEIDGLYLPGGYPELHAGELSENVSLLGEIREAGTAGLPIYAECGGFMLLAESIDGQAMAGLFPGAARMLAKRKALGYRHVELTADSLLGPAGTVARGHEFHYSEMTLPEEVSRIYRLSRRGGEDLGREGYCHGNVLGSYIHLHFGSNPQLAENFVQFCNQGKIHHRGTETQR
- the thiC gene encoding phosphomethylpyrimidine synthase ThiC, with the translated sequence MKTQVEFAVAGTITPQMESVGRDEDVAPEYIRQMVAEGKIVIPWNHNRKPKAVGIGKGMRTKVNASIGTSSDIVDYDAEIRKALAAQTAGADTLMELSVGGDLDRVRREVIAAVDLPVGNVPLYQAFCEAARKYGNPNKLDKEMLFDIIEQQCADGMAFMAVHCGINLYTIERLRKQGYRYGGLVSKGGVSMVAWMMANERENPLYEEFDRVVSILKKYDTVLSLGNGLRAGAIHDSHDRAMVQELLINCELAELGREMGCQMLVEGPGHMPLDEIETNIRLQKRMSNDAPYYMLGPISCDVVPGYDHIAAAIGSAQSSRYGADLICYITPAEHLALPNEQDVIDGVKAARVAAYIGDMNKYPERGRQRDKTMSKARRDLDWQKQFELAIFPEDARAIRASRTPEDEKTCTMCGDFCASRGAGELFKGDLKGDKI
- a CDS encoding sirohydrochlorin chelatase; this translates as MKKTAILLMGHGSRVAAANEALHAIAAMVEETSGIPIVEVAFREQHAPNIQKGIDACVARGAERVLLYPYFLYAGAHVLEDLPAEMTEAAKRYPGLEMALGEPLGVHPKLGEIVCERIGEAMARSGWDQKVA
- a CDS encoding precorrin-8X methylmutase; this encodes MSAPDVIVNPLEIEARSFAIIDGEVGEHAFDFRQWPVVRRIIHTTADFDFVANTVFSPQVIDKALGALRRGEPVYCDTAMVGAGINKVRLAALGCALRCHVADPDVAAAARAAGVTRSIMAMRKGIDGGCGIFLVGNAPTALYELLHQARAGAIKPSLVVGVPVGFVGAAESKEALLESRLPSIVCRGRKGGSAIAATILNALMILAEEA
- a CDS encoding energy-coupling factor ABC transporter permease yields the protein MPCLIAAALAFFLLCPGEALAMHISEGVLPPGWAALWFVVAAPFVFWGIRQINRRKDIDPSYIPLLGIFGAAVFVFSCFPIPVPVAGSTAHPAGTGMSAIFLGPFASVVVAFISLLLQALFLAHGGLTTLGGNTVSMGIIGSFAGYGAFRTGRLLRFNLFWCGFAAGVAADLLTYLSTSFEMAIALHGDQSFWSVLGQIYLAFMPTQIPLSLLEGAVTGGILVYVNKHRPDILRRLKVLGKEVS
- the cbiQ gene encoding cobalt ECF transporter T component CbiQ, with protein sequence MGGAHHFIDAQGEERSLLAALDGRIKLVLLLAALGVNLTAGGIRTPLALAILALLLVVAAGVPARDFFKRMAIPTMLALVAFVTQLFWVRQGEPLLSFTLFSWDFVFTSGGVERGSELSARILGGMGTLLFFSLTTPLPELMRAARFFRCPPVLVELALIMYRYIFLFLEEGARIRNAQKSRLGYVDFRNVLRSSGILGGMLILRTYDRAEATFAAMRCRGYRGALTVAVGNPLQGRDWIALGAGLGLLGILFAMR
- a CDS encoding energy-coupling factor ABC transporter ATP-binding protein, with amino-acid sequence MLKIEDLHYTYEDGTPALNGIDLEIAQGEFLAMLGSNGSGKTTLIKHLNGLLRPTLGRVLLDGKPIERVEDREVFSRIGIVFQDPNDQLFASTVEEDVAFGPTNMGLPPEEIKERVHRALHQVNMQDYGRKSIHALSHGQKKRICVAGILAMEPQVIILDEPTAGLDPMGVHSLMHLLEDLNKKQGITMIMATHVVDLVPLFMSKIAILSKGKVLRYGPPSEVFGDPEAIERAKLNLPLVAELMNLLKTRDHLKLHHIPLTVGEARREILRLLSVQDVTSRV